From the genome of Patescibacteria group bacterium, one region includes:
- a CDS encoding ATP-dependent Clp protease proteolytic subunit encodes MNLIPTVIEKTKYGERAYDIYSRLLKERIIFLGAPIIDTVANSIIAQMLFLASQDPKKDIQLYINSPGGILTSALAIYDTMEYVKCPVSTVCIGSAASGAAVLLGAGAKGKRFALPNSQILLHQVAVSGISGQAVEIEIAAKQIVKLKEQVNKILAEHTGQKLEKIEKDTDRDFYLSAEDAKVYGLIDQVIKTKK; translated from the coding sequence ATGAACTTAATTCCAACAGTTATTGAAAAAACTAAATATGGAGAAAGAGCATATGATATTTATTCAAGATTGTTAAAAGAAAGAATAATTTTTCTGGGTGCGCCTATTATAGACACTGTGGCAAATTCAATTATTGCCCAAATGCTTTTTTTAGCTTCTCAAGATCCAAAAAAAGACATTCAGCTGTATATTAATTCTCCAGGAGGGATTCTAACTTCTGCTTTAGCAATTTATGACACAATGGAATATGTAAAATGTCCTGTTTCAACGGTCTGTATTGGCTCTGCTGCTTCAGGAGCTGCAGTGCTTTTAGGGGCTGGAGCGAAAGGGAAAAGGTTTGCTCTGCCCAATTCTCAAATCTTACTTCATCAGGTTGCTGTAAGCGGAATAAGCGGCCAAGCAGTAGAAATTGAAATCGCTGCCAAGCAGATTGTGAAATTAAAAGAGCAAGTTAATAAAATCTTAGCCGAACATACTGGTCAAAAATTAGAAAAAATAGAAAAAGATACTGATAGAGATTTTTATTTATCAGCTGAAGATGCAAAAGTTTATGGACTTATTGATCAGGTAATTAAAACAAAAAAATAA
- a CDS encoding PKD domain-containing protein — protein sequence MNPIKSKKFWFTILALILIGLLIYFLFLKNGNTQNGTIPSNGAIGERKDKNPPASQIKSPYSNTWQNKAFVIEALDEDLESGLDHNACEVKIVTYDNSKEYSTGWFKRKCNRNLSVSVGKGKMCGFEGKQACWIYIRSKDKDTNQHSPSLENKSIAYFNIDWTKPFVEKVFTVSTQQDQIYPINIEQDIKYNFKTNTSDDFKVIGCNLYINDQDKGMMLSSGSCGKECVLEKEFTPTQTGFYKIFAVCKDAAGNVSKSETIDAKTNLAPEITSCRVSPATGGTNTEFSFFVEVSNPDNDILNFSWSFNDNESSDIENPSHYYITSGTYKPQVIVSDDQGASDACVTAWVSVQN from the coding sequence ATGAATCCAATAAAATCCAAAAAGTTTTGGTTCACGATATTAGCCCTTATTTTAATAGGGCTTTTAATTTATTTTCTGTTCCTAAAAAATGGAAATACTCAAAATGGAACCATTCCTTCAAATGGAGCTATTGGAGAGAGAAAAGATAAAAACCCACCAGCATCCCAAATCAAATCACCTTATAGCAATACTTGGCAAAATAAAGCTTTTGTAATTGAGGCTTTAGATGAAGATCTGGAATCAGGACTAGATCATAATGCCTGTGAAGTTAAGATTGTAACTTATGATAATAGTAAAGAATATTCTACTGGTTGGTTTAAAAGAAAATGTAATCGTAATTTAAGCGTTTCTGTTGGTAAGGGAAAAATGTGTGGATTTGAAGGAAAACAAGCTTGCTGGATATATATTCGTTCAAAGGACAAAGATACAAATCAACATAGCCCTAGTTTAGAAAATAAATCGATTGCTTATTTTAATATTGATTGGACCAAACCTTTTGTTGAAAAGGTATTTACTGTCAGCACTCAACAAGATCAAATATATCCTATAAACATTGAACAAGACATAAAATATAACTTTAAGACAAATACATCTGATGATTTTAAGGTTATAGGGTGTAATCTCTATATCAATGATCAAGACAAGGGAATGATGCTGTCATCTGGCTCCTGCGGGAAAGAATGTGTTCTTGAAAAAGAATTTACTCCAACTCAAACTGGTTTTTATAAGATTTTCGCTGTTTGCAAAGACGCTGCAGGAAATGTTTCAAAAAGCGAAACCATTGATGCAAAGACAAACCTAGCTCCAGAAATAACGTCGTGCAGAGTTAGTCCTGCAACAGGAGGCACAAATACTGAATTTAGTTTTTTTGTTGAAGTATCAAATCCAGATAATGATATTCTTAATTTTAGTTGGAGTTTTAATGACAATGAAAGTTCAGATATTGAAAATCCAAGCCATTATTATATAACTTCTGGTACTTATAAACCGCAGGTGATTGTTTCTGATGATCAGGGCGCTAGTGATGCTTGTGTTACTGCCTGGGTCAGTGTACAAAATTAA
- a CDS encoding fibronectin type III domain-containing protein translates to MKKNILVIFLTIVLGLIFFNADFCLALNDPENLNVESIDEAKATLGWDWSENGGTLKQFKFLYKATNSTIWTARYPVAGSGTITYDLMGLLEGTIYQWRILAQAENPANDSSLIDGPPFETTIDSPPPPEAPEENGDDWLSLQNMELRNPLSQDSFEDALDAALNSLTLASFAIAPILIIYAAFLMIFAAGDATKIKRGKDIIFWTIIALGIILFAKGLPSIIKAVFISQ, encoded by the coding sequence ATGAAAAAAAATATTCTTGTTATTTTTTTAACCATAGTGTTGGGATTAATATTTTTTAATGCTGATTTTTGTCTAGCACTAAATGATCCAGAAAACCTTAACGTGGAAAGTATTGACGAGGCAAAAGCTACTTTAGGATGGGATTGGTCTGAAAACGGTGGAACGCTTAAGCAGTTTAAATTTTTATACAAAGCAACAAATTCAACTATCTGGACAGCAAGATATCCTGTAGCAGGTTCAGGAACAATAACATATGATCTAATGGGGCTTTTAGAAGGCACTATTTATCAATGGAGAATTTTAGCTCAAGCAGAAAATCCAGCAAATGACAGCAGTCTTATTGATGGACCTCCATTTGAAACAACTATTGATTCCCCTCCACCTCCTGAAGCTCCTGAAGAAAATGGTGATGATTGGCTTTCATTACAAAACATGGAATTAAGAAACCCCTTAAGTCAAGATAGTTTTGAAGATGCCTTGGACGCTGCTTTGAACTCTCTGACTTTAGCCTCTTTTGCCATTGCTCCAATTTTAATAATTTATGCTGCCTTTTTAATGATTTTTGCAGCTGGTGACGCAACTAAGATTAAAAGAGGCAAAGACATAATCTTTTGGACAATAATTGCTCTTGGAATCATTTTATTCGCAAAGGGTCTGCCGTCGATAATTAAAGCAGTATTTATCAGCCAATAG
- a CDS encoding fibronectin type III domain-containing protein: protein MKKNSLVIFAVAILGLIFFNTDICLALNNPMNLIVETIGEGSAILQWEWEQYGNSGTLKQFKLLYKDMDSTAWTAKYPDEGSGIITYNLMGLSEGTIYQWRIQAQAENPEDHSSIVDANEPFETTSAVPPPNGEGDNGGFLQDISLENPLNQDTLWDAINAVLNFSIIASFAIAPILIIYAAFLMIFAAGDATKISRAKEIILWTVVALAVISFAKGLPSVIKGAFQR from the coding sequence ATGAAAAAAAATTCTCTTGTTATTTTCGCAGTTGCTATTTTAGGATTAATATTTTTCAATACTGACATTTGTTTGGCACTAAATAATCCAATGAACCTTATCGTGGAAACTATTGGTGAAGGCAGCGCTATTCTTCAATGGGAATGGGAGCAGTACGGAAATAGTGGCACGCTTAAACAATTTAAGCTTTTATATAAAGACATGGATTCAACTGCTTGGACAGCAAAATATCCTGATGAAGGTTCAGGCATAATAACATATAACTTAATGGGGCTTTCAGAAGGCACTATCTATCAGTGGAGAATTCAAGCTCAAGCAGAAAATCCAGAAGATCACAGCAGTATCGTTGATGCAAACGAACCATTTGAAACTACTTCTGCTGTTCCTCCTCCTAACGGAGAAGGTGATAATGGTGGATTTTTACAAGACATATCATTGGAAAATCCTTTAAATCAAGACACTCTTTGGGATGCGATAAATGCTGTTTTGAATTTCTCGATTATAGCTTCTTTTGCCATTGCTCCAATTTTAATAATTTATGCTGCCTTTTTAATGATTTTTGCAGCTGGTGATGCAACTAAGATAAGCAGGGCTAAAGAAATAATCCTTTGGACGGTAGTTGCTCTTGCGGTCATTTCATTTGCAAAGGGCTTACCATCAGTAATTAAAGGAGCATTTCAAAGATAA
- the rny gene encoding ribonuclease Y encodes MTQLTLLILGILSISTGTVLGYYARQSIARRDWKTIEAKIQKKIEKTAQEAGKIISNAKNKASLVLEDTKKEAYTTRKRLIRGEQLLLKREDVLDKKISNFDVKEKEFGEKVEKVKQIKSSLEDLKIQMADKLENVAGLNKKQAKEELFKTLEDQHQLDILERIRKLENEGYERYEQKAKEILTTAIQKYGLPQAQETTTTTIALPNEDLKGRIIGKEGRNIRALESLTGVEIIVDETPETVLISGFDPVRRHTAKLALEKLMLDGRIQPARIEEKVKEATQDINAQIKKAGEVAAYEFGLVGLDPKLMQLLGRLKFRTSYGQNVLLHSIEVAYLSSFLADEIGANSLVCKKAGLFHDIGKAVDHQVEGSHVDIGIKILEKFKIEKEVIDAMKSHHEEYPDSSLESVLIRVGDQISGTRPGARKDTLENYLKRLSSLENVALAFDGVDKAWALQAGREIRVFVKPEHIDDLGAKNLAKNIARKIQDELKYPGEIKVNVIRETRVIEYAK; translated from the coding sequence ATGACTCAATTAACCTTATTAATCTTAGGGATTCTTTCCATTTCAACTGGAACTGTACTAGGATATTATGCTCGCCAGTCCATAGCTAGAAGAGACTGGAAAACAATTGAAGCAAAAATACAAAAAAAGATTGAAAAAACAGCTCAAGAAGCTGGTAAAATAATTTCTAATGCTAAAAATAAAGCTTCTTTGGTTTTAGAAGATACTAAAAAAGAAGCTTATACTACTAGAAAAAGACTAATTAGAGGTGAACAGTTGCTTCTAAAAAGAGAAGATGTTTTAGATAAAAAAATATCTAATTTTGACGTTAAAGAAAAAGAGTTTGGAGAAAAAGTAGAAAAAGTAAAACAAATCAAATCATCTTTAGAAGATTTAAAAATTCAAATGGCTGACAAGCTTGAAAATGTCGCAGGTTTGAATAAAAAACAGGCGAAAGAGGAATTATTTAAAACTTTAGAAGATCAGCATCAATTAGACATCTTAGAAAGAATAAGGAAACTAGAAAATGAAGGCTATGAAAGATATGAACAAAAAGCAAAAGAAATTCTAACTACTGCAATTCAAAAATATGGCCTTCCCCAAGCTCAAGAAACTACTACCACTACTATTGCTCTGCCGAATGAAGATCTTAAAGGAAGAATTATTGGCAAAGAAGGAAGAAACATTAGAGCCCTTGAATCACTAACTGGTGTTGAAATTATTGTTGATGAAACACCGGAAACAGTTCTCATTTCTGGATTTGACCCAGTAAGACGACACACGGCGAAATTAGCTTTAGAAAAATTAATGTTAGATGGAAGAATTCAGCCAGCAAGGATTGAAGAAAAGGTGAAAGAAGCAACTCAAGATATTAATGCTCAAATCAAAAAAGCAGGAGAAGTAGCTGCTTATGAATTTGGCCTTGTTGGTTTAGATCCAAAGCTAATGCAGCTTTTAGGAAGACTAAAATTTAGAACAAGTTATGGCCAGAATGTTTTGCTTCATTCAATTGAAGTAGCGTATCTATCTTCATTTTTAGCTGATGAAATAGGCGCCAATTCTTTGGTTTGTAAAAAAGCAGGATTATTCCATGATATTGGAAAAGCAGTTGATCATCAGGTTGAAGGATCTCACGTTGATATTGGAATCAAGATTTTAGAGAAATTTAAAATAGAAAAAGAAGTGATTGATGCAATGAAATCTCATCATGAAGAATACCCAGATTCAAGTCTTGAATCAGTATTGATCCGAGTCGGAGATCAAATCTCAGGAACCAGACCTGGTGCAAGAAAAGATACTTTAGAAAACTACCTTAAAAGATTATCAAGTTTGGAAAATGTTGCTTTGGCTTTTGATGGTGTTGATAAAGCTTGGGCGCTTCAGGCAGGGAGAGAAATAAGGGTTTTTGTTAAACCAGAGCACATTGATGATTTAGGAGCAAAAAATCTAGCCAAGAATATTGCCAGGAAAATCCAGGATGAATTGAAATATCCCGGAGAAATCAAAGTAAATGTAATCAGAGAAACCAGGGTGATTGAATACGCAAAGTAA
- a CDS encoding HAMP domain-containing histidine kinase, which yields MNVIKKILSELDIAGQCKKYNLSLWQCPQFLFLIMGTIIIISSLFTYAFGTRYIEDPLMVALIIQALALILFVIAVIITRSFERLAEANRLKSEFVSIVSHQLRSPLSNLKWTIELLMSGKLGKIEEKQIEYFRIIKENSNRMHELVADLLTVSRIETAKLPFKVQQFSMEELVREIINEYKPLANAYNVEVIFKNQKQLPKAFSDPSRIKLVIENFLDNAIRYVKDKGKVEMELIKKNDHVHFSIKDNGVGIPEKDKKYIFQKFFRSENVLKQQTKGSGLGLYISKAIIKKAQGKIGFHSKEGKGSTFWFTLPTK from the coding sequence ATGAATGTAATCAAGAAAATTCTTTCAGAATTAGATATTGCTGGTCAATGCAAAAAATATAACCTTTCTTTGTGGCAATGTCCCCAATTTCTATTTTTAATAATGGGGACGATCATTATTATTTCAAGCTTGTTCACTTATGCTTTTGGCACCCGATACATTGAAGATCCTTTAATGGTCGCCCTTATTATACAAGCTTTAGCGCTAATTTTATTTGTTATTGCTGTTATTATTACCAGGAGTTTTGAAAGATTGGCAGAAGCAAACAGATTAAAATCAGAATTTGTTTCAATTGTTTCTCATCAACTACGCTCCCCTCTTTCTAATTTAAAATGGACAATTGAACTTTTAATGTCTGGAAAACTAGGCAAAATAGAAGAAAAACAAATTGAATACTTTAGAATAATAAAAGAAAACAGCAATAGAATGCATGAATTAGTGGCTGATCTGTTAACGGTTTCAAGAATTGAAACAGCAAAACTGCCTTTCAAAGTACAACAATTCTCGATGGAAGAACTTGTCAGAGAAATAATTAATGAATACAAGCCACTTGCCAATGCATATAATGTAGAGGTTATTTTTAAAAACCAAAAGCAACTACCAAAAGCTTTTTCTGATCCTTCGCGCATTAAATTAGTTATAGAGAATTTTTTAGACAATGCTATTAGATACGTAAAAGACAAAGGCAAAGTTGAAATGGAGCTTATTAAAAAAAATGATCATGTTCATTTTTCAATAAAAGACAATGGCGTTGGCATTCCTGAAAAAGATAAAAAATACATTTTTCAAAAATTCTTTCGTTCAGAAAATGTTTTAAAACAGCAAACCAAAGGTTCAGGATTAGGATTATATATTTCAAAAGCCATTATTAAAAAAGCTCAAGGAAAAATTGGCTTTCATTCAAAAGAAGGAAAAGGGTCGACATTTTGGTTCACATTACCAACAAAATAA
- a CDS encoding response regulator — MKTILFIDDESSLQKTVGESLTQEGYKVIPALDGEIGLKLAKEKGPDLILLDLILPKAHGFEVLKKIKEDADTKNIPVIVLTNVEGIEEIDKAIELGAITYLVKSQYSLKELTEKVKKIIEQ, encoded by the coding sequence ATGAAAACAATACTTTTTATAGATGATGAATCTTCTCTTCAAAAAACAGTTGGAGAAAGTTTAACCCAAGAAGGCTATAAAGTAATACCTGCCCTTGATGGAGAAATAGGTTTGAAATTAGCCAAAGAGAAAGGGCCTGACTTAATTCTTCTTGATCTTATTCTGCCTAAAGCTCATGGATTTGAAGTGCTTAAAAAAATAAAAGAAGATGCTGATACAAAAAATATTCCGGTAATTGTTTTAACCAATGTTGAAGGAATAGAAGAAATAGATAAAGCAATTGAGTTGGGGGCAATAACCTATCTGGTAAAATCTCAATACAGCTTAAAAGAACTTACAGAGAAAGTTAAAAAAATTATTGAGCAATAA
- a CDS encoding GspE/PulE family protein, whose amino-acid sequence MKVEPQQLKAFLIDANLITEKQFDEVLKKAKKTKQKVGDVLVSEGLIKQDQLIKLEAYILGIPFVNLEKETIDPKILKIIPEPIARSNNIVAFRKTGEKLEVAMLDPNDLRTIEFIKKTTDLKILPRLTSPSSIKSVLLQYQKTLEAEFGEIIKKEVGVIKPVEEKKVEEKAELEKMAEELPVIRIVDTLMKHAILQRASDIHIEPTEKEILVRYRIDGILRDAMTLPKLASSGIVARVKVLSNLKLDEHRLPQDGRFKIETEDYKYSIRVSILPVFDGEKVVMRLLPETTKAFSLEQLGLLGESLEKVHHTLRKPTGMVLITGPTGSGKTTTLYSMMEILNSPGINISTVEDPIEYRMPRINQTQVNAKIGLTFASGLRSLLRQDPDIIMVGEVRDNETAKLCINASLTGHLVLSTLHTNSAAGAFPRLIDMESEPFLISSTLNCILAQRLVRRLCNEKEKYKLKDSELKEVSKYCDLDSILNLLRKEKIVGQRASWKNIPFYKPKPSKECSDGYKERIGIFEVLMVTATIKELIVSQATSDQIHSQAKKEGMRTMVEDGFIKAAQGITSIEEVLRAIVE is encoded by the coding sequence ATGAAAGTAGAGCCCCAACAATTAAAAGCATTTTTAATTGATGCTAATTTAATTACAGAAAAACAATTTGACGAAGTTCTTAAAAAAGCTAAAAAAACCAAGCAAAAAGTTGGTGATGTTTTAGTTTCAGAGGGCTTGATAAAGCAGGACCAGTTGATAAAACTAGAAGCATATATTCTTGGGATTCCCTTTGTTAATTTGGAAAAAGAAACAATTGATCCTAAGATTTTAAAAATAATTCCAGAACCAATTGCCCGCTCCAATAATATTGTTGCTTTTAGAAAAACAGGGGAAAAATTAGAAGTAGCAATGTTAGACCCGAATGATTTGAGAACCATTGAATTTATTAAAAAAACAACTGATCTTAAAATTCTTCCCCGGCTCACAAGTCCAAGTTCTATTAAAAGCGTTCTGCTCCAATACCAAAAAACTCTAGAAGCTGAATTTGGAGAAATTATTAAAAAAGAAGTTGGAGTAATAAAGCCAGTTGAAGAGAAAAAAGTAGAAGAAAAAGCTGAGCTTGAAAAAATGGCAGAGGAATTGCCTGTCATTAGAATCGTGGATACCTTAATGAAACATGCGATATTGCAGCGCGCCTCAGATATTCACATTGAACCGACAGAAAAAGAAATTCTAGTAAGATACAGAATTGATGGCATTTTAAGAGATGCAATGACTTTGCCAAAATTAGCTTCATCAGGAATTGTAGCAAGAGTAAAAGTGCTTTCTAATTTAAAATTAGACGAACACCGTTTACCTCAAGATGGACGTTTTAAAATAGAGACTGAAGATTACAAATATTCTATAAGAGTATCAATACTTCCTGTTTTTGATGGCGAAAAAGTGGTAATGAGGCTTTTGCCAGAAACAACCAAAGCATTTTCTTTGGAACAATTAGGCTTATTAGGAGAAAGCTTGGAAAAAGTTCATCATACCTTAAGAAAACCGACAGGAATGGTTCTGATTACAGGGCCTACTGGCTCTGGAAAAACGACCACTCTTTATTCAATGATGGAGATTTTAAATAGTCCAGGCATCAATATTTCCACTGTTGAAGATCCTATTGAATATAGAATGCCAAGAATCAATCAAACTCAAGTTAATGCGAAAATAGGGCTTACTTTTGCAAGTGGCTTGAGGTCATTACTGCGACAAGACCCAGATATTATCATGGTTGGAGAGGTAAGAGATAATGAGACTGCCAAGCTTTGCATTAATGCTTCTTTAACAGGACATTTAGTGCTTTCCACTTTGCATACTAATTCTGCTGCCGGAGCTTTTCCAAGATTAATTGATATGGAAAGCGAGCCGTTTTTAATTTCATCAACACTCAACTGTATTCTAGCCCAAAGATTAGTAAGAAGGCTTTGCAATGAAAAGGAAAAATACAAACTTAAAGATTCTGAATTAAAAGAAGTTTCAAAGTATTGTGATCTAGATTCAATCTTAAATTTATTAAGAAAGGAAAAGATCGTAGGCCAGAGAGCAAGTTGGAAAAACATTCCTTTCTATAAACCAAAACCAAGCAAAGAATGCTCTGATGGCTACAAAGAAAGAATTGGAATTTTTGAAGTTTTAATGGTTACAGCAACCATTAAAGAGCTTATTGTAAGCCAAGCAACTTCTGATCAAATCCACTCACAGGCAAAAAAAGAGGGCATGAGAACCATGGTTGAAGATGGCTTTATCAAAGCAGCCCAAGGTATAACTTCAATTGAAGAGGTTTTAAGAGCAATTGTTGAATAA
- a CDS encoding type II secretion system F family protein, producing MPRYFYKAKSFKGKEKSGFLEAKDTHQLSQTLHSQGFVLIKAQLGEELKKKNMNIVLPTFGGVPLTEKMFFTRNLKVMIAAGLPLPRAINALSKQVKTPEFQKALSNIRERITQGKNLSEALSHYPNIFPELFESMIKVGEESGTLEKVLETLSAQMEKEHNLKAKIKNAMIYPAIIVSAMLAVGALMLIMVVPKLAETFEDLNMELPTATKIVIAFGIFLTNNWHFVLLGLIVLVIVLKRVIKIESIKKILDRMLLNIPVISFIIKSTNSAYVTRNLSSLIGAGVSLPRSLEITSGTLDNFYYKKSIAEAAEKVRKGSKLSEVLATYKNVYPSIVLQMIAVGEETGETSHVLLELADFFEEEVSNATKNLASVIEPVLMIIIGVVIGFFAVSMIQPMYSMLGNV from the coding sequence ATGCCAAGATATTTTTACAAAGCAAAATCTTTTAAAGGAAAAGAGAAATCAGGATTCTTAGAAGCAAAAGATACCCACCAATTATCCCAAACACTACATAGTCAGGGATTTGTTTTAATTAAAGCCCAATTAGGAGAAGAATTAAAAAAGAAAAACATGAATATAGTTCTTCCTACTTTTGGTGGAGTGCCTTTAACTGAAAAAATGTTTTTTACCAGAAATCTGAAAGTAATGATTGCTGCAGGACTTCCTTTGCCTAGGGCAATAAATGCTTTATCAAAACAAGTCAAAACTCCTGAATTCCAAAAAGCTTTGTCAAATATCAGAGAAAGAATAACTCAAGGAAAAAATCTTTCTGAAGCTTTAAGCCACTATCCAAACATTTTCCCTGAGCTTTTTGAAAGCATGATTAAAGTAGGTGAAGAATCAGGAACTTTGGAAAAAGTTTTAGAAACACTAAGCGCGCAAATGGAAAAAGAACATAATTTGAAAGCTAAAATTAAGAACGCAATGATTTATCCAGCGATCATTGTTTCAGCAATGCTTGCTGTTGGAGCTTTAATGCTTATTATGGTTGTTCCAAAACTGGCAGAAACTTTTGAGGATCTGAACATGGAACTGCCAACTGCCACAAAAATTGTTATTGCTTTCGGAATTTTTCTGACAAATAATTGGCACTTTGTTCTCTTGGGATTAATAGTTCTAGTTATTGTTTTAAAAAGAGTCATAAAAATAGAATCAATTAAAAAAATACTTGACAGGATGCTTTTAAACATACCAGTCATTTCTTTTATTATTAAATCAACAAATTCAGCTTATGTAACAAGGAATTTAAGTTCTTTAATTGGAGCTGGTGTTTCTCTGCCCAGATCTTTAGAAATTACCTCTGGCACCTTGGATAACTTTTATTATAAAAAATCAATAGCTGAAGCAGCAGAAAAAGTAAGAAAGGGTTCTAAACTATCTGAAGTTTTGGCAACCTATAAAAACGTTTATCCTTCTATTGTCCTGCAAATGATAGCTGTAGGGGAAGAAACTGGTGAAACTTCTCATGTTTTATTGGAATTAGCAGATTTTTTTGAAGAAGAGGTGTCAAATGCAACAAAAAACCTGGCATCTGTAATTGAGCCAGTGCTCATGATTATTATTGGAGTTGTTATTGGATTTTTTGCGGTTTCAATGATTCAACCAATGTATAGCATGCTGGGAAATGTATGA
- a CDS encoding type II secretion system GspH family protein: MMVLTKKRKARIKNNNGFTLIESLIVLGIFILMTAVAIPAYRSFQKQADLINTTEAIINTLRLVQSKTLASEQASQWGVHFSSSEYTLFKGTDYALRNSSFDKNYTVPNLVEIHEISLEGSGSDIVFERITGQTNQFGSISLRLKANILETKSIVVELSGQIFSQQTIPDDSARIKDSRHVHFNYNRQINTLTEILILTFTYDSSSVSEDIIITDNMRDGQIFWEGKVNVNEEMQKIKIHTHSLNDPALDTSFCIHRDRQYNNKALKIEISSDSTGDLINYDEIDQTTQGSSIYVSEPIWQ, translated from the coding sequence ATGATGGTGCTAACTAAAAAGCGAAAAGCAAGAATCAAGAATAATAATGGGTTTACACTGATTGAATCATTAATAGTGCTTGGAATCTTTATACTAATGACAGCTGTGGCAATTCCAGCTTACAGAAGCTTTCAAAAACAAGCTGATTTAATAAACACTACAGAAGCAATAATTAATACTTTAAGACTTGTTCAAAGCAAAACTTTGGCCTCAGAACAAGCCAGTCAATGGGGAGTTCATTTTTCAAGCTCAGAATATACTTTATTCAAAGGAACAGATTATGCTTTGCGTAATAGTTCTTTTGATAAGAATTATACTGTGCCCAATTTAGTTGAAATTCATGAAATTAGTTTAGAGGGCAGTGGTTCAGATATAGTTTTTGAAAGAATTACAGGCCAAACAAATCAATTTGGAAGTATCTCTTTAAGATTAAAGGCTAATATTCTAGAAACAAAATCAATTGTTGTTGAATTGTCTGGCCAGATATTTTCCCAGCAGACTATACCTGATGACAGTGCAAGGATTAAAGATTCAAGACACGTTCATTTTAACTATAATCGCCAGATCAATACTTTAACCGAAATCCTTATTTTAACTTTTACTTATGACAGCTCAAGTGTTTCAGAAGACATCATAATTACTGACAATATGCGAGATGGTCAAATCTTCTGGGAAGGCAAGGTAAATGTTAATGAAGAAATGCAAAAAATCAAAATTCACACTCATAGTCTTAATGATCCGGCTTTAGATACAAGTTTTTGTATTCATCGAGACAGACAATATAATAATAAGGCTTTAAAAATTGAAATTAGTTCAGATTCAACGGGAGATTTGATTAATTATGATGAAATCGATCAAACAACTCAAGGAAGTTCAATTTATGTTTCAGAACCTATTTGGCAATAA
- a CDS encoding prepilin-type N-terminal cleavage/methylation domain-containing protein: MINKKGFTLTEALLYIAVSSILILSISSFFLWTNRSNIKMKVSKEVLNNSKIAMEKMSYEIKHAKSIYTSTSVFSTHPGQLSLETSNYAQSNEETSYIDFFICEQRLCLKKENQIPIILTSDKVEIKNLEFNQVATSSVQINLQIDYLAPTDKPEYQASINTTSTVSIRTY, translated from the coding sequence ATGATTAACAAAAAAGGATTTACCCTCACAGAAGCCCTGTTATATATTGCAGTTTCATCAATACTCATTCTGTCTATTTCTTCTTTTTTTCTCTGGACTAACCGTTCTAATATTAAAATGAAAGTATCGAAAGAGGTTTTAAACAACAGCAAAATTGCTATGGAGAAAATGTCTTATGAAATAAAGCATGCGAAAAGTATTTACACCTCCACTTCTGTTTTTTCAACTCACCCTGGCCAGTTGTCTTTGGAAACTTCAAATTATGCCCAATCAAATGAAGAAACAAGTTATATTGATTTTTTTATTTGCGAGCAAAGGCTTTGTTTGAAAAAAGAAAATCAAATTCCAATTATTTTAACTTCTGACAAAGTAGAAATTAAGAATCTAGAATTCAATCAAGTTGCTACAAGTTCTGTTCAGATAAATTTACAAATTGATTATTTAGCCCCAACAGATAAACCAGAATACCAGGCCTCAATCAATACAACTTCTACCGTATCAATTAGAACTTATTAA